One segment of Senegalia massiliensis DNA contains the following:
- the pflA gene encoding pyruvate formate-lyase-activating protein: protein MNIEGNIHSIETCGTVDGPGVRFVVFTQGCPLRCQYCHNPDTWKVNDGKKISVDELMEKIIKYKSYMKYSGGGVTLTGGEPLLQPEFSKELFKRCKEEGIHTAIDTSGFIPLDKTKEVFEYTDLVLLDIKSFNPILYKDLTGVNNDPTIKLAKYLSEINKPTWIRYVLVPGLTDKDEDIKNSAKFLSPLKNIERVELLPFHKMGEYKWEELGYEYKLKNTPTPSDEMVERAAHIFKSKDVNVVY from the coding sequence TGGTACAGTAGATGGACCTGGTGTAAGATTTGTAGTATTTACTCAAGGTTGTCCTTTAAGATGTCAGTATTGTCATAATCCAGATACATGGAAAGTAAATGATGGCAAAAAAATATCAGTAGATGAACTTATGGAAAAAATAATTAAATATAAATCATATATGAAATATTCTGGTGGTGGTGTCACTTTAACAGGTGGCGAACCACTACTCCAACCAGAATTTTCAAAAGAATTATTTAAAAGATGTAAAGAAGAAGGAATTCATACAGCCATAGATACATCAGGGTTTATTCCACTTGATAAAACAAAAGAAGTCTTTGAATATACTGACTTAGTATTACTTGATATTAAATCATTTAATCCTATTTTATATAAAGATTTAACAGGGGTAAATAATGACCCTACTATAAAACTAGCTAAGTATTTATCAGAAATAAATAAACCTACTTGGATTAGATATGTATTAGTTCCAGGTCTTACTGATAAGGATGAAGATATAAAAAATTCAGCTAAATTCCTCTCCCCTCTTAAAAATATAGAAAGAGTAGAACTACTTCCCTTTCATAAAATGGGAGAATATAAATGGGAAGAGCTTGGATATGAATATAAATTAAAGAATACCCCTACCCCATCAGATGAAATGGTAGAAAGAGCAGCTCATATATTTAAAAGTAAAGATGTAAATGTAGTTTATTAA
- a CDS encoding ABC transporter permease, producing MIDKDIIKFAWTSLWRRKLRTILTLIGIMIGTAGIITMVSLGVGLEESVTGEFESGNMTNIEVYPGVNMGPNEGDSVKILKKEHVNELKQLEGVKAVTPIYQTYGELNIGRETISATFTGIDTKEIDELGYELEEGRFPRNNSILLGSSLSEQISNESEKDLLRSSSSISFSDRISEVEEETSKKYRTRITGILKSTGGAEDYSAVMDIDELVDIVEEKQNARDIIEKEGYSNIRVVANDMDEIDRLSKEINDKGYMAYSTKDMIEQVGSVFKFLQLFLGGIGSIALIVAAVGITNTMIMSTYERTKEIGVNKVIGASVKDIRKQFLYEATFIGLLGGIAGLILSYILSFIINTVAKIFMNGLENNITSIPIWLALFAIIFSVIVGVLSGLYPANKAAKISVLEALRQE from the coding sequence ATGATAGATAAAGATATAATAAAATTTGCATGGACGAGTTTGTGGAGAAGAAAACTTAGAACTATATTAACTCTTATAGGGATTATGATAGGTACAGCAGGAATAATAACTATGGTTTCTTTAGGAGTAGGACTAGAGGAAAGTGTTACAGGAGAATTTGAAAGTGGAAATATGACTAATATTGAAGTTTATCCTGGAGTTAATATGGGACCTAATGAAGGAGATAGTGTAAAGATATTAAAAAAAGAACATGTAAATGAATTAAAGCAGTTAGAAGGAGTAAAAGCAGTTACTCCCATATATCAGACTTATGGTGAATTAAATATAGGTAGAGAAACTATATCAGCTACTTTTACAGGTATAGATACAAAGGAGATAGATGAATTAGGATATGAATTAGAAGAAGGACGTTTTCCAAGGAATAACTCTATTCTATTAGGCTCAAGCCTTTCAGAACAAATATCTAATGAAAGTGAAAAAGATTTACTTAGAAGTTCTTCTTCCATTAGCTTTTCAGATCGCATCTCAGAAGTAGAAGAGGAAACTTCAAAGAAATATAGAACTAGAATTACAGGAATATTAAAATCTACTGGAGGAGCAGAAGATTATTCTGCTGTAATGGATATAGATGAACTAGTAGATATTGTAGAAGAAAAGCAAAATGCTAGAGATATAATAGAAAAAGAAGGCTATTCTAATATTAGAGTAGTAGCTAATGATATGGATGAGATAGATAGACTATCAAAAGAAATCAATGATAAAGGTTATATGGCTTATTCTACAAAAGATATGATAGAACAAGTAGGTAGTGTGTTTAAATTTTTACAACTGTTTCTTGGAGGAATAGGAAGTATAGCTCTTATTGTAGCAGCTGTAGGTATAACTAATACAATGATAATGAGTACTTATGAAAGAACAAAAGAAATAGGGGTAAACAAAGTAATAGGAGCGTCAGTAAAAGATATACGAAAACAATTTTTATATGAAGCTACGTTTATAGGATTATTAGGTGGAATAGCAGGGCTAATTCTAAGTTATATATTATCATTTATAATCAATACTGTAGCTAAAATATTCATGAATGGTCTTGAAAATAATATTACATCTATTCCAATATGGCTAGCATTATTTGCAATTATTTTTTCTGTAATTGTAGGAGTATTATCAGGATTATACCCAGCAAACAAAGCAGCAAAAATAAGTGTGTTAGAGGCACTTAGACAAGAGTAA
- a CDS encoding COG1361 S-layer family protein: protein MKGNDMLKRNVVTILIILMTILLVSTNIYAAPKSPAVVISEYKIEPEEISPGENFKIKLTLNNYGEYHARKVKLTLKDKVEEEIQDMQSGEIQSKEEQVKLNNFSPINQSNVKYISLIKADKKEEVVYDLYSSPNMKPGNYNLVVSLSYMDSNGKVYTEDQIIGILLSEKESIKVLGKGDYGDISIGEEVESTINIVNNSITEVKGVTVSVEGEGQNNYTEYLGNFNSGDFDSYTFNTVFDKEGKKNINVKVSYIDGLNKNTEIEKKIKYNVKSGENIDNSNNKEEGNAFIRFIKGLFGF from the coding sequence ATGAAAGGAAATGATATGTTGAAAAGAAATGTAGTAACTATTTTAATAATTTTAATGACAATTCTTTTAGTATCAACTAATATATATGCAGCACCTAAAAGTCCTGCAGTAGTAATTTCAGAATATAAAATAGAACCTGAGGAAATTAGCCCAGGAGAAAATTTTAAAATAAAACTAACATTAAATAATTATGGTGAATATCATGCAAGAAAAGTTAAATTAACATTAAAAGATAAAGTAGAAGAAGAAATACAAGATATGCAATCAGGAGAAATACAATCAAAAGAAGAACAAGTGAAATTAAATAATTTTTCTCCTATAAATCAAAGTAATGTAAAATATATTTCTCTCATAAAGGCTGATAAAAAAGAAGAAGTAGTGTATGATTTATATTCTTCACCTAATATGAAACCAGGAAATTATAATTTAGTGGTCTCTTTATCTTATATGGATTCTAATGGGAAAGTTTATACTGAAGATCAAATTATAGGGATATTATTATCTGAAAAAGAAAGTATAAAAGTTTTAGGTAAAGGTGATTATGGAGATATATCTATAGGAGAAGAAGTAGAATCAACTATAAATATAGTAAACAATTCTATAACTGAAGTTAAAGGAGTAACTGTATCTGTAGAAGGAGAAGGACAAAATAACTATACAGAATATCTAGGTAATTTTAATAGTGGTGATTTTGATAGTTATACTTTTAATACAGTATTTGATAAAGAGGGTAAAAAGAATATAAATGTAAAAGTAAGCTATATTGATGGACTTAATAAAAATACAGAAATAGAAAAAAAGATAAAATATAATGTGAAATCAGGGGAAAATATTGATAATTCTAATAACAAAGAAGAAGGTAATGCATTTATTAGATTTATCAAAGGATTATTTGGATTTTAG
- a CDS encoding ABC transporter ATP-binding protein — MIELKNVSQHYKMGKSIVKALDEVDLNIIKGELTALIGPSGSGKSTLLNVTGGLVKPTKGKAKIRNKDITNYSENDLCLFRRNNIGFIFQSFNLNPTLSALENVMMPLIYARVKQDKRKDMATHALKLVGLDDRKSHKPGELSGGQQQRVSIARAIVNNPEIVLCDEPTGNLDSETGKEILSLITKMNKENKVTFIIVTHDINVANNCDRIISIHDGKIIKDERK, encoded by the coding sequence ATAATAGAACTTAAAAATGTATCTCAGCATTATAAGATGGGAAAAAGCATAGTAAAAGCACTTGATGAGGTAGATTTAAATATAATTAAAGGTGAACTTACAGCATTAATAGGTCCTTCTGGATCAGGAAAGTCTACATTATTAAATGTGACAGGAGGGCTAGTAAAGCCTACAAAAGGTAAAGCTAAAATTAGAAATAAAGATATTACAAATTACTCTGAAAATGATTTATGTTTATTTCGTAGAAATAATATAGGTTTTATATTTCAATCCTTTAATTTAAATCCTACATTATCAGCTCTTGAAAATGTGATGATGCCTCTTATATATGCAAGAGTAAAACAAGATAAAAGAAAAGATATGGCAACTCATGCTTTAAAACTTGTAGGACTAGATGATAGAAAAAGTCATAAACCTGGTGAACTATCAGGAGGGCAACAGCAAAGAGTGAGTATTGCCAGGGCAATTGTAAATAATCCTGAAATAGTTTTATGTGATGAGCCTACGGGAAATTTAGATTCAGAAACAGGTAAGGAAATATTATCTCTTATAACTAAAATGAATAAAGAAAATAAAGTTACTTTTATTATTGTAACTCATGATATAAATGTTGCAAATAATTGTGATAGAATCATATCTATTCATGATGGAAAAATAATAAAAGATGAAAGGAAATGA
- a CDS encoding Yip1 family protein, with amino-acid sequence MNEENERELMMEDEKVSLVQKIKWYIVKPSRFFEEFKKNPKALIHFIMITILSAITAMITNSKTDEIKNQALEGLSGEELEITENIVGFFSSPVFVILGAVLILGLTYLISAFFRYVFIKLFKGEGKFKEMFAVVIVASYPVSIAGLIQSLFLNPSADTTTMDSILSVVNIWSIWQLVLLIIGIKVMFNLSMKKSLIINVGIFIVTTLFTVGSAMINSNLSNMVQ; translated from the coding sequence ATGAATGAAGAAAATGAGAGAGAATTAATGATGGAGGATGAGAAAGTTAGTTTAGTACAAAAGATTAAATGGTACATAGTAAAGCCAAGCAGATTTTTTGAGGAATTTAAGAAAAATCCTAAGGCTTTGATTCACTTTATAATGATTACTATTTTATCAGCGATTACTGCTATGATTACAAATTCAAAAACGGATGAAATAAAAAATCAAGCTTTAGAAGGATTGAGTGGAGAAGAATTAGAAATTACAGAAAATATTGTTGGTTTTTTTTCTTCACCAGTTTTTGTTATACTTGGTGCAGTTCTAATACTCGGACTTACATATTTAATTTCTGCTTTTTTTAGATATGTATTTATTAAGTTATTTAAAGGTGAAGGAAAATTTAAAGAAATGTTTGCAGTAGTTATAGTAGCATCTTATCCAGTATCAATAGCTGGATTAATTCAAAGTTTGTTTTTAAATCCATCTGCAGATACTACTACTATGGATAGTATATTATCTGTAGTTAACATTTGGTCTATTTGGCAATTAGTTCTTTTAATCATAGGTATAAAAGTGATGTTTAATTTATCAATGAAAAAAAGTCTAATAATAAATGTAGGAATATTTATTGTTACTACATTATTTACAGTAGGATCTGCAATGATAAATAGTAATTTATCTAATATGGTTCAGTAA
- a CDS encoding sensor histidine kinase, giving the protein MTVFESFILSIFDVLGFIIISLGLLREENQYKIFKKSLIYIFLYSLIMSVIEIIIPIEYIPILVLIFLYIVIYLTYRKGLVFTFKIWFLSTVLILTIQYISLIILNIIIGNIEYKFFYGLISQIIFIFIVIFTFYKIKIHVLLTYINQQKKIAIILLANIFMILIIILMYWRLDIDNLLNNFLDLSILSLSIIFIYFIVIKNGIRNEYEARELEMYKRNLPIIDNLISEVRRKQHEFDNHIQAINSIIYSNSNNNEVVESLKQYTSEIENINDLGNLIKLKDKILAGFLFSKQKESEKNNIQFNIVIENPMIDTKLKSYELIQVLGNLIDNAFETEVEDNVVVVKFLRKYGNDIIEVSNKHPKVEKEKIEKFFEKEFSTKKKKGRGYGLYNVKKRLNKYNIRILVENEYRNEYTSNFIKFRIMF; this is encoded by the coding sequence ATGACAGTTTTTGAATCATTTATATTATCTATTTTTGATGTTTTAGGGTTTATAATTATTTCCTTGGGTTTACTTAGAGAAGAAAATCAATATAAAATATTTAAAAAATCACTTATTTATATTTTTTTATACTCTTTAATTATGTCAGTTATAGAAATTATTATTCCTATTGAATATATTCCAATTCTTGTTCTTATATTTTTATACATCGTTATATATTTAACTTATAGAAAGGGGTTAGTATTTACATTTAAAATTTGGTTTCTATCTACTGTATTAATATTAACTATACAATACATATCATTAATAATTTTAAATATAATTATTGGTAATATAGAATATAAGTTTTTTTATGGATTAATTTCTCAGATAATATTTATTTTTATAGTGATATTTACTTTTTATAAGATTAAAATACATGTATTATTAACATATATAAATCAACAAAAGAAAATTGCTATAATTTTATTAGCAAATATATTTATGATTTTAATTATTATTTTAATGTATTGGAGATTAGATATAGATAATTTATTAAATAATTTTCTTGATCTTTCTATTTTATCTTTAAGTATAATATTTATATATTTTATAGTAATTAAAAATGGTATAAGAAATGAATATGAAGCTAGAGAACTAGAAATGTATAAGAGAAATTTGCCTATTATAGATAATCTAATTAGTGAGGTAAGAAGAAAGCAACATGAATTTGACAATCATATCCAAGCTATAAACTCAATTATATATTCTAATAGTAATAATAATGAAGTAGTTGAATCTCTTAAACAATATACTTCAGAAATTGAAAATATAAATGACTTAGGAAATCTTATAAAATTAAAAGATAAAATATTAGCAGGATTTTTGTTCAGTAAACAAAAAGAATCAGAAAAAAATAATATTCAATTTAACATTGTAATAGAAAATCCTATGATAGATACAAAATTAAAAAGCTATGAATTGATTCAAGTATTAGGAAATTTAATTGATAATGCATTTGAAACAGAAGTAGAAGACAATGTAGTTGTAGTGAAATTTTTAAGAAAATATGGTAATGATATTATAGAAGTTAGTAACAAACATCCTAAAGTAGAAAAAGAAAAAATAGAAAAATTCTTTGAAAAAGAATTCTCCACTAAAAAGAAAAAGGGTAGGGGATATGGTCTTTATAATGTGAAAAAGAGATTAAATAAATATAATATAAGAATTTTAGTTGAAAATGAATATAGGAATGAATATACTTCTAATTTCATTAAATTTAGGATTATGTTTTAA
- a CDS encoding LytR/AlgR family response regulator transcription factor, translating into MSKILIVEDNELIRSSIIKIIREIDDSIEIISTEYSSKALDISIRSNIDIFILDIGLKDYSGIKLGQELRKLNKYIITPIIFITSMINEELEAFREIHSYAFITKPFKKEKVKNIFAPIIQSFTENHQENNLTINQKEETYIIPMNEIIYIESQLKRIYIHTLNDEYEIKTYTLNKLIEILNDDFIRVHRSYIINKKYITKIDRTKWVLHFKNIAKYMPVSRKYKNQVMELLQ; encoded by the coding sequence ATGAGTAAAATATTAATCGTAGAAGATAATGAATTAATTAGAAGTTCAATAATAAAAATAATAAGAGAGATAGATGATTCCATAGAAATTATATCTACAGAATATTCATCTAAAGCTCTTGATATTTCTATAAGGAGTAACATAGATATATTTATATTAGATATAGGTTTAAAAGACTATTCTGGTATTAAATTAGGACAAGAGCTAAGAAAATTAAATAAATACATAATTACTCCTATAATATTTATAACATCTATGATAAATGAAGAATTAGAAGCATTTAGAGAAATTCATTCGTATGCTTTTATTACAAAGCCTTTTAAGAAAGAGAAAGTAAAGAACATTTTTGCCCCTATTATACAAAGCTTCACAGAAAATCACCAAGAAAATAATTTAACTATAAATCAAAAAGAAGAAACATATATTATACCAATGAATGAAATTATTTATATAGAATCTCAACTTAAAAGAATATATATACATACTTTAAATGATGAATATGAAATTAAGACCTATACATTAAATAAATTAATAGAAATATTAAATGATGATTTTATTAGGGTCCATAGGTCCTATATTATAAATAAAAAATATATTACTAAAATAGATAGAACTAAATGGGTTTTACATTTTAAAAATATCGCTAAATATATGCCTGTAAGCAGAAAATATAAAAACCAAGTAATGGAGTTATTACAATGA
- a CDS encoding cation diffusion facilitator family transporter: MITEYILKKTLKNNNYNNKYTREKVGYISGIVGVIVNTLLAILKLVIGIIISSIAVTADAFNNLADAASSIMTIVGFKLSNTPPDKNHPYGHGRVEHITTLTIAILIMFVGVQFVKSSFDRIIDPKPVEFRLLLFVFLIISIVVKVWLSSFNKYLGKKIKSNALKAVSIDSLWDSLVTLIVVLSLALSFVTDFPIDGYIGIVVAIMIFYSGFTLIKEAVSELIGEAPSEDLIEKILEGVLSYDNILGVHDLKVHQYGAGKTMATIDAEIPPDIDVVTIHNIIDQAERELGEKYDIDLVIHMDPIGLETETREKIIEEIRKELKDNYLINSIHDFNIIDKGNYKCIIFDVSLDGNKIGKNFFEEEFKNDLIDVIKNIDRDFYCKINITIDYQDIVR; encoded by the coding sequence ATGATAACAGAATACATATTAAAAAAAACATTGAAAAATAATAATTATAACAATAAATATACAAGAGAAAAAGTAGGTTATATTTCTGGAATAGTAGGAGTAATTGTAAATACACTACTTGCAATATTAAAACTTGTAATAGGCATAATAATATCATCAATAGCTGTAACAGCAGATGCATTTAACAATTTAGCAGATGCAGCTTCTTCCATTATGACAATAGTAGGATTTAAACTTTCAAATACGCCACCTGATAAGAATCATCCCTATGGTCATGGAAGAGTAGAACATATAACTACTCTTACTATTGCAATACTTATAATGTTTGTAGGTGTTCAATTTGTAAAATCATCATTTGATAGAATAATTGATCCAAAACCAGTAGAATTTAGATTATTATTATTTGTATTTCTTATTATATCTATTGTAGTAAAAGTATGGTTGAGTTCATTTAACAAATATTTAGGTAAAAAAATAAAATCTAATGCTCTAAAAGCAGTATCAATAGATTCACTTTGGGATTCACTTGTAACACTTATAGTAGTATTATCACTTGCATTATCATTTGTAACTGACTTTCCCATAGATGGATATATTGGAATAGTTGTAGCAATTATGATATTTTATTCAGGATTTACCCTTATAAAAGAAGCAGTAAGTGAACTTATAGGAGAAGCTCCAAGTGAAGATCTAATAGAAAAAATATTAGAAGGAGTATTATCATATGATAATATATTAGGGGTACATGATTTAAAAGTTCATCAATATGGAGCAGGAAAAACAATGGCTACAATTGATGCAGAGATACCACCTGATATAGACGTAGTTACAATTCATAATATAATAGATCAAGCTGAAAGGGAACTAGGAGAAAAATATGATATTGATCTTGTTATTCATATGGACCCAATAGGTCTAGAAACAGAAACAAGAGAAAAAATAATAGAGGAAATAAGAAAAGAATTAAAAGATAATTACCTTATAAATTCAATACATGATTTTAATATAATAGATAAAGGTAATTATAAATGTATTATATTTGATGTATCACTTGATGGTAATAAAATAGGAAAAAACTTTTTTGAAGAAGAATTTAAAAATGATTTAATAGATGTTATTAAGAATATAGATAGAGATTTCTATTGTAAAATAAATATAACAATAGATTATCAAGATATTGTTAGATAA